Genomic segment of Tiliqua scincoides isolate rTilSci1 chromosome 1, rTilSci1.hap2, whole genome shotgun sequence:
taacccccactgttttgttttttttctttttgggagggttactgatttgttggttgtcctgtactgttatatatttaaaaaacaaacaaacagtacagaacacccaacaaatcagtaaccaacaaaaaaaaccactggcagtttaggattgggttgcccagctcACAGTTCTCTGCTGGATCTTTTATTTGTGCTAATGGCTTCAACTCCGTCCATCTACATGCTAAGCAATGTTTTTGTTCTGAAAGGCTATCTTCAAATTACACTTCAGTGGAATTAATTTCTGCACCCAAACACAGGAAGATAGTCTTCATGGCCacttgaagtaaaaaaaaaatgtcctcctGAGATGTGAGCTATTTGGAGGACACCATCTCCAATGCCGAACTGTCAATATGAAGTCCCTTCTGAATAGTACAACCTCAGAGACCATTCCATGCTTACAGCAGGCAGTTCAGCAGTACTCCACATCTGTCGGTTTTATAAGTGGCAGGCATGCAGCCAAGTTCTCTGGGTTATCACTAGAAATTGCTCCCATGTCAGAGAACAGAACAACAGAAACTCAACTTCAGGCCTTTCCTCATCAGGCAATAAAACAAATTAGAGACAAGGATATCAAAATAATTGGCAGATGAAAAAGTGCTAGCAACTCATAGAAGAATGGGTAAGTTAAAAGAATTCCTTGTTCTTGTTTTAAACATCATTTTACCATTGATCTCTATATCCTACTTAAGTCACGTTCTAGTATGTTCCTATATACCAGTCATTTCCAGTcattttcagctcatggcacactgacaaggcactaaagttgtcaaggcacactactagtttttaataaCATTAAATTAGTAGGTTACTATCAATTTAATTGATATAACTAATACaattagatcattacatgacaattaaagaaattcacaagaagcttggagagggaagtgtaTGTAGTTTCTGGAAAGGTGGAATAATGTTTTGAAATAGAGTGATTAAATTGTTTtcagaagtgccagaaagtgttggcaaagacaggtcGGACTGAGCACAttctggagaaatgtggggtgaggggcaacaAGAAGATGTGACTGatattgggtggggggagagtgcgaggcaactgattctggatTTTGGAAGGTGGGAACAAGccaggggaggggcagtaagagaggTGTTAACTGCGATTATGAGATTGGGGGGAATGTgcgtgtgggaggggagggggaggggacaatAGAGAGAGAGTGTCAACAGCATGCTCATGTGTTCGAgaaaaagagtgtgaccaagagcccaagcctctgtacatctactcagaagtaagttccattatagtcaatggggcttactcctaagtaagtgtggataggcttgtggCCTAATGTCCTGACTGTAAACGCCCAAAAGTGCCTTGTCAGTAGAGGCAACACTggagggagggtcactttggggttTGCTTGCTCAATACCTGCTTCCCACCTTCTGGCTCGCTCACTCTCACCCCCTTCACAGCTCCCACCTGCCCGCCCTTCTGGCAGGAGTGGCACTCTTCCAAGAGCTCCTCCAGGctgctctggctggctggctgcccaatcagcacgcgcGAGCAGGCatgagcaacagcaggagcttcAAGGCCCCTTTgcgggctgctcctttttcttctgttGCCACACAATGCTCCAAGTGGTCACTTCTCCCATACATGCGGCTGCTGCCTAATCCTCTGGCTCCCTGAGGCTGCCTTGCGGCCTACCAATGTACCTcggcacagcagctgaaaaccgCTACTCTATACTGAATATCTCCTccatccctccttccctcccttgatAAATTAGATGAATTAGAGATGAAAGATGAAGGATCTTcgctcctttctctcctctccaACATCTCTGCCCTGCCCTTCAGCTCAGCTGGACACATTTAAGGAACAGAACTGCCATACCTTCAGGATGTACTTAACTGCTGGGAATTTTATGTGAAAATATAGGAGTAAATATTGACAAGAAAGAGAGTCTACGGGTGTGAAATATATCACTGGTTCAAATTGGGTATAAATATAAGGTTGCAATCCCCAAACACACCCTATGCTACATAATGGAAATTATTGCCAAGCAGTCATTTACAGGACTGTGTTGCACAATCTAAAATCATTTCATTGTCATGATTTCTCTAAAAATAGTCTTCCAAATGCAGCTCTCTAGAGCTTATTTTGGCCGCTAGGACCTGAAAGGGTCCATTAGCCACAAGGAGCTCATTCCAGGTCCTCATGGCCACAGCTATCAAGCCCCTTCTCTGAGAATTTGTTTGTCTTATTGTCACACCTGGAGGGAGGCTGGAGCAAGGTCTTCACATCAGACCTCAACACACATAGGGGAGCAATTTAACTTATTTGCTTCTTTTTGGTTTTCCCAGGGAAAGAAGCAATGGCAGTGGAAAACGGCACCACTGTGTATGAATTCATTTTTGCTGGATTTAATGACTCTTCCAAACTGCAGGTCCCTCTCTTCATATTTTTCCTAGCGGTGTATGTTTTCACCCTGATTGGAAATCTGGGAATGATCCTTTTGATCAGAATTAGCTCGCAACTCcgcacccccatgtacttcttcctgagcCACCTGTCCTTTGTGGACTTCTGCTACTCCACCGTTGTCACTCCCAAGATGCTGCTGGATTTCCTTGCAAGGAGAAAAGTGATTTCATGGACAGGATGTGCTGTGCAGATGTggttttttgttctctttttagCCACCGAGTGTTTCCTCTTATCTGccatggcctatgatcgctatgtggccatttCTAAGCCATTGCTCTATTCAGTAATGATGTCACAAAGAGTCTGTGTCCAGCTGATAATCACTCCCTACCTTATTGGGGTGCTGAATGCTGTAACACAAACAACCCTGTCATTTCGGCTGACCTTCTGTAACTCCAACGTGATCAA
This window contains:
- the LOC136644364 gene encoding olfactory receptor 5G9-like yields the protein MGKEAMAVENGTTVYEFIFAGFNDSSKLQVPLFIFFLAVYVFTLIGNLGMILLIRISSQLRTPMYFFLSHLSFVDFCYSTVVTPKMLLDFLARRKVISWTGCAVQMWFFVLFLATECFLLSAMAYDRYVAISKPLLYSVMMSQRVCVQLIITPYLIGVLNAVTQTTLSFRLTFCNSNVINHFFCDIPAVIALACSDIRLNKRILFGLSCSFGTVSTSIIIVSYIYILAAILQIRSNKGRRKAFSTCSTHLTVVSIFYGTLFFTYVHPSSNLSIHEDKVISMFYTAIIPMLNPLIYSLRNKEVKDSVRRLIWKGKPY